In Miscanthus floridulus cultivar M001 chromosome 5, ASM1932011v1, whole genome shotgun sequence, one genomic interval encodes:
- the LOC136451825 gene encoding T-complex protein 1 subunit beta — protein MERVLKDDAVQEKGERARMASFIGAMAIADLIKTTLGPKGMDKILQSTGRGRNVTVTNDGATILKSLHIDNPAAKVLVDISKVQDDEVGDGTTSVVVLAGELLKEAEKLINMKIHPMTIIAGYRMALECARDTLLQKTMDNKENTDKFRTDLMNIAMTTLSSKILSQDKEYFAELAVDAVLRLKGSTNLESIQILKKPGGSLKDSFLDEGFILDKKIGIGQPKRIENAKILVANTAMDTDKVKIYGARVRVDSMSKVADIEAAEKQKMRQKVQKIIAHGINCFVNRQLIYNFPEELFADAGILAIEHADFEGIERLALVTGGEIASTFDNPESVKLGHCKVIEEIMIGEDRLIHFSGVAMGQACTIVLRGASEHVLDEAERSLHDALCVLSQTVNDTRVLFGGGWPEMVMAKEVDELARKTPGKKSHAIDAFSRALQAIPTIIADNAGLDSAELISQLRAEHHKENCTAGVDVITGTVGDMQKLGIQESFKVKQAILLSATEAAEMILRVDEIITCAPRRREDRM, from the exons ATGGAGAGAGTGCTCAAGGATGACGCCGTCCAGGAGAAGGGCGAGCGCGCCAGGATG GCATCGTTTATTGGGGCCATGGCAATAGCGGATTTGATTAAGACCACATTGGGACCAAAAGGAATG GACAAGATCCTGCAATCAACTGGCAGAGGGCGTAATGTTACTGTTACAAATGATGGGGCTACCATTCTGAAGTCGCTTCACATTGACAATCCTGCTGCAAAGGTCCTTGTTG ACATCTCGAAAGTTCAAGATGACGAAGTTGGTGATGGGACAACTTCTGTCGTTGTTCTAGCTGGAGAACTTTTGAAGGAGGCTGAGAAGTTAATTAACATGAAAATTCATCCGATGACTATTATTGCAG GGTACAGAATGGCTCTCGAGTGTGCCAGAGATACTTTGCTACAAAAGACCATGGACAACAAAGAAAATACAG ATAAGTTCAGAACTGATCTCATGAATATTGCTATGACTACTCTTAGTTCAAAAATACTTTCCCAAGACAAGGAGTACTTTGCTGAACTTGCGGTTGATGCTGTCTTGAGGCTTAAG GGTAGCACCAACTTGGAATCTATTCAAATTCTGAAGAAACCTGGAGGATCTCTTAAGGATTCCTTTTTGGACGAAGG GTTCATTCTTGACAAGAAAATTGGCATTGGGCAGCCAAAGCGCATTGAGAATGCCAAAATTTTGGTTGCAAACACTGCTATGGACACAGATAAAGTTAAGATATATGGAGCACGGGTCCGGGTGGATTCAATGTCTAAGGTTGCAGATATCGAAGCTGCTGAGAAGCAGAAAATGAGACAGAAAGTCCAAAAGATCATAGCTCATGGAATCAACTGTTTCGTCAACAGACAGTTAATCTATAACTTCCCTGAGGAACTCTTTGCTGACGCTGGCATACTTGCAATTGAGCATGCTGACTTTGAGGGAATTGAACGCCTAGCTCTTGTTACTGGTGGTGAGATCGCATCAACTTTTGATAACCCAGAGTCTGTTAAGCTTGGTCACTGCAAGGTCATTGAAGAGATTATGATTGGGGAGGACAGGCTAATTCATTTCTCTGGGGTTGCGATGGGGCAGGCTTGCACCATTGTCCTAAGGGGGGCTAG TGAGCATGTACTTGATGAGGCTGAGAGGTCCTTGCATGATGCCTTGTGTGTGCTGTCCCAGACAGTAAATGATACCCGTGTCTTGTTTGGAGGCGGATGGCCTGAGATGGTGATGGCCAAAGAAGTAGATGAACTTGCAAGGAAGACCCCTGGGAAGAAATCTCATGCTATTGATGCTTTCTCGCGTGCTCTGCAAGCCATCCCAACAATCATAGCTGATAATGCTGGTTTGGATAGCGCTGAGTTGATCTCTCAGCTCCGAGCTGAGCACCACAAAGAGAACTGCACTGCTGGAGTTGATGTCATCACAGGCACC GTTGGGGACATGCAAAAGCTGGGGATTCAAGAGTCGTTCAAGGTGAAGCAGGCCATCCTTCTGTCTGCGACAGAGGCCGCTGAGATGATCCTCAGGGTCGATGAGATCATAACCTGTGCCCCGCGCAGAAGAGAGGATAGGATGTGA